A region from the Arachis ipaensis cultivar K30076 chromosome B01, Araip1.1, whole genome shotgun sequence genome encodes:
- the LOC107625802 gene encoding vesicle-fusing ATPase-like — protein MTNRKDMLDEALLRPGRLEVQVEISLPDENGRLQILQIHTNKMKENSFLAPDVNLQELAARTKNYSGAELKGVVKSAVSYALSRQLSLEDLTKQVEEENIKVTEFWNSNFKNTYLKTLKLFGGATKEG, from the exons ATGACCAACAGAAAGGATATGCTTGATGAGGCTCTCTTAAG ACCAGGGCGGTTGGAAGTCCAGGTTGAGATAAGCCTTCCTGATGAAAATGGTCGATTGCAAATTCTTCAAATTCATACTAACAAGATGAAAGAAAATTCTTTTCTTGCTCCTGATGTGAATCTTCAAGAGCTTG CTGCTAGAACAAAAAACTACAGTGGTGCAGAACTTAAAGGTGTTGTGAAAAGTGCCGTCTCATATGCTTTAAGTCGACAACTGAGTCTAGAGGATCTCACGAAGCAAGTTGAGGAAGAGAATATTAAGGTTACCGAATTCTGGAACAGCAACTTCAAAAACACATATCTCAAGACTCTGAAACTCTTTGGAGGTGCAACCAAAGAGGGGTGA
- the LOC107646893 gene encoding uncharacterized protein LOC107646893, protein MTNKLALEALDRTFRDLMSLNVPSARDIPFGGKVIVLGGDFRQVLPVIPKRTHAEIVMTSINSSILWKHCKIGEGSCGVQKEDEIIVDIPSDLLIPSTDNPIQDIVSAIYSDIDDNYGNALYFQERAILAPTVDIVSQINDFVVDTLPGLVKITCLGIPNHVLKLKKGAPIILLRNIDQANGLCNRTRLIVQDLGDNIIGAEVVSGSNIDDKGAVNDDDLFIRGKQNMYLENSTIIVLVRLYLFDIYFKT, encoded by the exons ATGACGAATAAGTTGGCACTTGAAGCCCTTGATAGAACTTTTCGTGATTTAATGAGTTTGAATGTGCCTTCGGCTCGTGATATTCCCTTCGGTGGGAAAGTTATTGTGCTTGGTGGTGATTTTAGACAAGTGTTACCAGTTATTCCTAAACGAACTCATGCTGAAATAGTTATGACTTCAATTAATTCGTCAATTCTTTGGAAACATTGTAAG ATTGGTGAAGGTTCTTGTGGGGTTCAAAAGGAGGATGAAATTATTGTTGATATTCCAAGTGATTTACTTATTCCTTCGACTGACAATCCTATTCAGGATATTGTTTCAGCTATATATTCAGATATTGATGATAACTATGGTAATGCTTTGTATTTTCAAGAACGTGCTATACTTGCTCCTACTGTTGATATTGTGTCGCAGATAAATGATTTTGTTGTTGATACTCTTCCTGGGTTAGTAAAG ATTACATGTTTAGGGATACCAAATCATGTTCTTAAATTGAAGAAAGGTGCTCCTATTATTTTGCTAAGGAACATAGATCAGGCAAATGGATTGTGTAATAGAACTCGACTTATTGTTCAAGATCTTGGAGATAATATTATTGGTGCTGAAGTTGTGTCTGGAAGTAACATTGATGACAAG GGTGCTGTTAATGATGATGACCTCTTTATTAGAGGGAAGCAAAATATGTATTTAGAAAATTCTACTATTATTGTTTTAGTTCGATTGTATTTGTTTGATATCTATTTTAAGACATAA
- the LOC107625817 gene encoding putative pentatricopeptide repeat-containing protein At5g43820, with product MAFRFLPLLVQCAKLRHPFPSKLSSISTSLHHLSDSFFSEELFPDRQKTISNLDEHLVLEQISELLPIAKCASQNTILKDHESKSAREPVDGFLSPEEKLRGVFLQKLNGKAAIEQALSNVGVDVNIDVLGRVVNSGNLGGEAMVAFFNWAIKQPMLPKDIGSYRVIVKALGRRKFFKFMMEVLDDMKVNGLEADLLLLFIVIDSFVRAGHVSKAIQVFSNLDDLGLRRNADALNVLLSCLCQRSHMSAASSVFNSMKGKVSFDVTTYNVVAGGWSKLGSVNEIERIMKEMEVDGFHPDCRTFSLFIEGLGRAGRIDEAVEVFNKMQEKNCPADTETYNAMIFNFVSVRDFDESMKYYKALLSNNCEPNLDTYTRIIIGFLRARKVADALQMFDEMLRQGVVPSTGMVTSFIKHLCNYGPPYAAIVIYKKVRKLGCMISMNAYKILLMRLMKFAKCGMLLNIWQEMQECGYNSDIEVYECIITGLCNIGQLENAVLVMEESLQKGFCPSRLVYSKLSNRLLASNKTEIAYKLFLKIKHARSLKSARSFWRSNGWHF from the coding sequence ATGGCATTTCGATTTCTACCGCTTCTAGTGCAGTGTGCCAAATTGAGACACCCTTTTCCCTCCAAGCTCAGTTCCATTTCCACATCCCTCCACCATCTTTCAGATTCTTTCTTCTCAGAAGAACTGTTCCCTGATCGACAAAAAACCATTTCCAATCTCGACGAACACCTCGTTCTTGAGCAAATATCGGAGCTCTTACCCATAGCCAAATGTGCATCACAGAACACTATCTTGAAAGACCATGAATCCAAATCGGCAAGGGAACCTGTCGATGGGTTTTTGTCACCAGAGGAGAAATTGCGTGGTGTTTTTCTTCAGAAGCTGAATGGTAAGGCTGCAATTGAACAAGCTTTATCCAATGTTGGTGTTGATGTGAATATTGATGTTCTCGGTAGGGTAGTGAACTCTGGGAACTTGGGTGGTGAAGCCATGGTTGCATTTTTTAACTGGGCAATTAAACAGCCAATGTTACCTAAGGACATTGGCAGTTACCGTGTGATTGTTAAGGCACTAGGAAGAAGGAAGTTTTTCAAGTTCATGATGGAGGTATTAGATGACATGAAGGTTAATGGCTTAGAAGCTGATTTGTTACTGTTATTTATTGTTATTGATAGTTTTGTCAGGGCTGGTCATGTGTCTAAAGCAATTCAAGTGTTTAGCAACTTGGATGATCTCGGGTTGAGACGCAATGCAGATGCCTTGAATGTACTCTTGTCATGCCTTTGCCAACGGTCTCATATGAGTGCTGCAAGTTCTGTGTTTAATTCAATGAAAGGGAAAGTATCTTTTGATGTTACTACGTACAATGTTGTTGCTGGTGGTTGGTCTAAGTTGGGTAGTGTGAATGAGATTGAGAGGATTATGAAGGAAATGGAAGTAGATGGATTTCATCCTGATTGTAGGACTTTCAGTTTATTTATTGAGGGTTTAGGCAGAGCTGGCCGCATTGATGAGGCTGTTGAGGTTTTCAATAAAATGCAGGAGAAAAATTGTCCAGCTGATACTGAGACTTATAATGCaatgatttttaattttgtgtCGGTTAGAGATTTTGATGAGTCTATGAAGTATTATAAAGCATTGTTGAGTAATAATTGTGAACCTAATCTTGATACGTACACAAGAATTATTATTGGCTTTTTGAGAGCTCGGAAGGTTGCTGATGCACTCCAGATGTTTGACGAAATGCTAAGGCAAGGAGTTGTACCTTCTACTGGGATGGTAACCTCCTTCATCAAGCATTTATGCAACTATGGTCCACCATATGCTGCAATAGTTATTTACAAGAAAGTGAGAAAATTAGGATGTATGATATCAATGAATGCTTATAAgatattgcttatgcgtctaatgAAGTTTGCGAAATGTGGAATGTTACTAAATATCTGGCAGGAGATGCAAGAATGTGGGTATAATTCAGATATTGAAGTTTATGAGTGCATCATCACTGGACTTTGCAACATAGGACAGCTTGAAAATGCGGTTCTTGTCATGGAGGAGTCTTTGCAGAAAGGGTTCTGTCCAAGTAGGCTTGTATATAGTAAATTAAGTAACAGGTTGCTTGCTTCAAATAAAACAGAGATCGCATACAAGTTGTTTCTGAAGATAAAGCATGCTCGTTCCCTTAAAAGTGCAAGGAGCTTTTGGCGTTCTAATGGTTGGCACTTCTGA